Within Bacteroidales bacterium, the genomic segment CACTTGTGGCATTTTTCTCCCAACCAAATACAATTTTTGAGCAATAACAAAGGGTTTACATTAGAAAAGATTCTACCTATGATGTTGGATGTATACTATATTTCCATGTTAAGTTTTCGAAATATGAGTGGTAAAACTAAAATATTAACATCTATTGTTTTATCAACTTGGTGGAACTTGCTGGCATTAAAATCTCGCCGTTTTTCAAGTTTAATTTATGTATTACGAAAGTTATGAAAGTTGCTCTAATCAATTACCTTAATTCTCTCCCCTACGTCTATGCTATGGAACAGTATCGTCATTTGCTTGAAAAGATTACAATTGTTCCTCCTTCCCAATGTGTTTCTCTTTTTTTTTCGAACCAAGTGGATGCCGCTTTACTTCCAATTGCAGCGCTTCATAAGCATAAAGATATCGTCCGGCTTCCATTTGGAATAGCGGCCAAAGGAAAAGTAAAATCAGTAGTTCTCGCATCTTTGCAACCTATTAAAAAAATTAATACCATTCTAGTCGATCCGGAGTCTGTTACATCTAACATTCTTGCCCAGATCCTCTGCAAGTATTATTGGCAAATACATCCAACTTTTATCGACGACAATACTCATCCTTGGGATGGTTGCATACTTATTGGTGATAAGGTTTTTACTCAAGCCCAGAAATTTCCTCATGTCTACGACCTAGCAGAAGAGTGGTATAGTTTTACGTGCATGCCCATGGTTTTTGCTCGATGGACTGTCCGTCCATCCCTCTCAGAGCAGAAAGTAAACGTTTTACTTTCCATACTTAGTTTTGCCGTTAAACAAAAAAACGTATGTCTGCAATTGCAAAATTCTCTTTCCTATCAAGATGCATATGATTATATAAACCACTTCGTGCAATATGAACTTGATGAACAATGCTTGCTGGGCGAAACTCAATTCCTTGCTTTTCTCAAAAGCATTTAGTTAGACTGATCTTTTTTGAAAAAATTTTTTGCCTTGTTAGCCAACTGTATAAAATTTCTTGAATGTGTATATTGAAGAAAAAATATACTTCCAATCACAAGTAAAATTCCAACAATTTTCAACGCTTGAGGTTTTTCCAATCCATATAGCAGAGAACCAATAACCGTTAAAACAGGAATAAGATTTGAGAAAATGCTGGTTCTAACTACTCCAATTCTTTCAATCGAAATGGTATAAAAGACATAAGCTAGGGAAGAAGCAAAAAAAGCAAGAATGATTACATACAGGAAAATTTCTACGTTCCACTTTATGTAAGGGGCATATTCCGCTTCTGAAAAAACCACCCAAGGCAAAAATAGAAAAAATCCAATCAATTGTTGCACGAAAACTATAAAGAAAGGATTGTATTTCGCCGATAATTCCTTGACGAAAATAGTATAGCCAATGGCACTACCGATGCTTAACAACAGAAATAAAAAACCCACAGGGTTTACCGACAACTGAATCTCGGAATAGAAAATTAGTAAAACTCCAATAAAAGAAAATATGGTCGAAAACAACACGGATTTTCTGATTTTTTCCCCATAAATAAAAAACATAAAAAATGGTGTAAAAACAGGTATGGTTCCTATGAACACAGATGCCGTAGAGGCTGTTACGTAAGTTAAACTAATACTCTCCCCAATATAATAAAGAAATGGTTCAAAAAATGCCAACAAAAAAAAACGGTAAAAATCTTTTCTTTCAATCGACTGCAAATATTTTCCAAAGTAACACACCATAAAGAGAATGATAAAACCCATAAGCAATCTAAGGTTCACAAGAAGCAATGGTGTAAAACCATGTTGATAACAAACTTTGATCATGACAAAAGAATAGCTCCAAACGAGTATGGAAAAAGCCAATCCTGCATAAACTTTAAACAAATTTCTCGACATATCAGAATGCTAAACTAATTTTGTTAACTCCTAAAGGTATAGTCTGGTGAGTAAATCCAATATCTTTAAGTTCACTAGCTATACCATCGAGACCTTTTAAAATCTCAATAGTCGTATGTGCATCTGAACTGAGAATGATGGGAACATCTTTTTCAAGTAGCTTTTTCCAACTATATCGTCCAGGATAAAAATCATTATACTTGCCTGTGTAAATCCCCCTCGTATTAATTTCTATGATAACATCATATTTTTTCGATAATTCTATGACCTTTTGCATGCCTTCCTGAAAAAAGGGGTCAGACACTAAGAAAATTTCATTATTGTTATGCATTAAGATTTTATCCACATGTCCTAAAATATCTGGTCTTTCCCTTTCTATCATATCGCAAATTTGATCAAAATAGGTACGAATAGCTAATTGTACATTTCCGTTAAAAACCTCTTTTATTCCTCTCAAATAATCATCCCGATCTCCATCAATAAACCATAGTTTTCCCTCGAAATACACTACATGAACGCTTCCAATAATATAATCCAGCTTAAACTTTTCTCGAAAGTAGTTAAACGAATATGTAAGACCTGGTATGTAGTCTGCTTCTAGCCCTTTCAAAACTTGCATCTTATGTGAAACTACGTTTTTAAATTGATCAATTTCACTCAAGTAGTCAATGAGTTTTGGGAAATCCATTGTCCAGTATTTTTTCTCTTTTAAAGGTGCATGACTACTTAAACCAAAGTAGCTGATATTTCTTTCAGATGCTTCACAAATCATTTCCTCTACGGTAGACTCACCATCACAATAAATGGTGTGGTTATGTAAACTGACGTACATGTCTCATCTGATGATTTCATTCATTCTTTCAATAGCCTTGGGATGATTTTCTACTAATCTCAATACTTTCTGATAGTCTTGTTTTGCAAGGTCTCTGTTACCCAACATCTGGTATGAAAGTCCCCGATTGTATAGGGCATCCACATACAACGAATCAATCTCAAGTACTTTGTTGAAGAAAAAAATAGCTTTTTCGAAATTTTTGAGATAAACTAGTTGAATATATCCCATATTATACCACGCATATTTATTGTTTGGTTGGATGGATAAAATAGCTTCATACTGCTTCATGGCTTCTTCAAATCGAAAAGTTTCTTGTAACCATAAACCATAGTTATAACGAGCCTCAATAGAATTTGGACGAAGGCGAACTGCAGTTTTCAAATAGCTCCCAGCTAGTGGGTCTTTCTTTCTCATTAAAATAACTCCAAGAAGAGAAAAAGCCTCGTAATATTCGGGATCATTGATGGTAGCTTTTTTCAAATGTTTAATTCCTTCAACAGTATCTTTTTGTTCAAGTAACGCATATCCTTTTATAAATTCAGCTTTTCCATTGATAGGATCAATATCTAGTGCTGCTTTGCAGTAAATGTCCACCATCTTGTAATCTCTTTCAAACAAGGAAAGTTCTGCCAATTTAAGAAGAGGTTCTACATTATTTTTTTCAAGATCAGACGCTTTAATAAGGGCGTTTCTTGCATTAGTGACATTTCCTGAAGCCAAATAAATATCAGCAAGTAAAAGATGATATTTTACTAACGTTGGATTTAATTCAATTGCTTTCCTTATGTCAGTCAGAGCAGCAGAAAGATTTCTTTTTTCTAACCAGTAAGAGGCTCTCAAAAAATAGAGAGAATCTACCTTGGGATTATTTTTAATAGATTCATTCAGAAATCCTAAGTATGAAGTATCGGAGGTAGTATGTGTGTTTTTCTTGGTGTGTCCTGTACATGAATAAACTATTATAGCAATGAAGATAAACATCCATTTCTTAGAAGATTTCATGTTCTAATTGATTTTTCTTTGAGCAACTGACGAATTTTTTGTTCTAGTTCATCCATCACTTCCGGATTCTCAACTAGATATTGTTTAGCCGCATCACGGCCTTGACCTAATTTTAGATCTCCATAACTGAACCAAGCTCCACTTTTTTTGATCAGATTTAATTCAACTCCCAAATCCACAATCTCACCTAACTTTGAGATACCTTCGCCATAGATGATATCAACTTCTGCTTGCTGGAATGGGGGAGCAACTTTATTTTTGACTATTTTTACCTTTACTCGATTGCCGATAATATTTTCTCCATCCTTAATCTGAGAAATTTTTCTTATATCAATTCTAACAGAAGCATAAAATTTCAATGCATTACCTCCAGTAGTGACTTCAGGATTACCAAACATAACACCGATTTTTTCCCGTAATTGATTGATAAAAATGCAAATACTTTTAGTCTTACTTATGGTTGCTGTAAGTTTTCGCAAAGCTTGCGACATAAGTCTAGCTTGTAATCCCAATTTGCTATCCCCCATTTCTCCCTCAATTTCACCCTTTGGAGTAAGTGCTGCCACTGAATCGATCACTATCACATCTATAGCACCGCTTCGAATCAAATTCTCAGTAATTTCAAGTGCTTGCTCACCGTTGTCGGGCTGAGAAATAAGAAGATTTTCTACATCAACACCAAGTTTTTGGGCATAAAGAATATCAAATGCATGTTCGGCATCTATGAAAGCAACTATTCCTCCTTTTTTCTGAGCCTCAGCCATAACATGTATGGCAAGAGTTGTTTTACCAGAGCTTTCAGGTCCGAAAATTTCTATAATTCTCCCACGTGGTAAACCTCCTACTCCTATAGCATGATCAATACCAATACTTCCCGTAGAAATTACGTCGGGTTCTTCTAGAGGTTTTTCCCCTAGTTTCATGATAGTACCCTTACCATACATTTTTTCAATTCGATCTATAGTTAGTTGTAAGGCTCTTAATTTTTCATTTGATGATTGCATGGATTGTTCTTTTGAATCTTTTTCGGTCATATTATTTCTTTTTTAAAATTTTTAAAACTTGTTCTGCTGAATTTTTTGTGTCGACTTTATCAATGACTTCTTCAATATAGCCATTTTCATCGATAATAAAAGTCATCCGGATAATACCTTCGTATTCTTTACCTGCCATTTTCTTCTTTCCATATGCTCCATAAGCTTTGATTATTTTCATCTCCGGATCGGATACCAATGGAAATGGGAGATGGTATTTTACTCTAAACGATGCATGCGATTTTTCAGAATCTCGACTGATTCCTATAACATACAAACCATTCTTAAGCAATTCCTCATACCCATCTCGAAAACTACATGCTTCAGCCGTGCAACCCGGTGTATTGTCTTTTGGGTAAAAATATACAACTACTTTTTTACCTTTCAGATCACTTAAATTCTTTTCCTTACCAGTTTCATCAATGAAAGTAAAATCTGGTGCCTTACTGCCCTTTTCCAGTATCATTTTTTTACAAAAATAAGAAAGTTAATAGTAAAAAAAAAAGCCTTCTGTGACCAGAAGGCTTTTAGAAGATGTCACGTTACATCAACGAGAAAATTTCTCGTAGTTCCGAACAACTTGCTCCCAATTGATCACATTGAAGAAATTCTCTACGTATTCGGCCCTCCTGTTTTGGTATTTTAGATAATATGCATGTTCCCACACATCCAAACCAAGAATAGGATAGCCTCGATCAGAAACAACAGACATCAAAGGATTGTCCTGATTAGGGGTTGTAGTTATTTTTAATTTTTTATCCTTGTCGACGATAAGCCACGCCCAACCACTTCCAAAAACACTCAGAGCAGCTTCCTTAAACTCTTTCTTAAAATTATCCATCGAGCCCCATTGCTTAAGAAAAATCTTTGCAAATTCACCATCAGGTAAAGGACGACCACCTGATATCATACAATTCCAGAAAAATTCATGATTCCAAAATCCTCCACCGTTATTCCTGACTTTCACATCATATTTATTGATATTACTGAAAACCTCTTCCATACTCATTTTTTCCAACTCAGGGAAAGTTTTAAAAGTTGATATAAAGTTATTATAGTAACTACGGTGGTGTTTATCATAATGCAACTGCATCGTTTGTGCATCAATGTATGGTTCTAACGCATCATAGGCATAGGGCAATGGCTTAAACTCATGCTGAGAACTCCCAAGCAAATATAAAATGACAAAGAAAATTGTTGTGATTTTCATGATCCTATGATTTTCTCATACCTTTCCTGAACTGCCTCCCAATTGATAACATTCCAGAAAGCTTTGACATAATCAGCCCTTCTGTTTTGGTATTTAAGATAATAAGCATGTTCCCAAACATCAAGTCCTAAAATGGGATAACCTTTTACTTCGGCAATGCTCATCAAAGGATTATCCTGATTTGGCGTAGAAATGACTTTTAATTGATTATCCTCTGTCAAAATAAGCCATGCCCAACCGCTACCAAATCTGTTAAGTGCTGCTTTGGTGAATTCTTCCTGAAATTGGGTAAAACTCCCAAATGTCTTTTCAATATGCTTAAATAAATCCCCCGAAGGTTTCTCATTTTCGTTTAATTTGAGCCACTTCCAGAAAAGATAATGGTTGATGTGACCTCCTCCATTGTTCCGAACACCAACGGGAAATTCTTCAATCTTTAAAAAAATTTCTGTCAAAGGAATTTCTTTGCGAGCATCATTTTCAAGGATCTGATTCACATTACTGACGTAAGTTCCATGATGCTTTGTATGATGAATTTCCATAGTCATGGCATCGATAAACGGCTCAAGTGCCAAGTATGAATAACCAAGTTCAGGTAACTGATATGGGTATTTTAGTGCCGTTTCCTCTAAAATGAATAACTTTTTCATAACTTTTATTTTTATTTGTTCTTAATTCAAAGTTACAAGAAAAACAAAAATTGATACTAAAAAATGACAAACATCAGAAGACTAAGTATTTACTTACTTTTTCTCCTCCTCCACAAAAGCTTCGATGATGTCACCTACTTTTATATCATTAAAATTCTGAATAGCGATTCCACATTCTTGCCCGCTAAAAACTTCTTTTGCGTCATCTTTGAATCGTTTCAACGAAGAAATGTTACCAGTATGAATAACTATACCATTTCTCAGAAGGTGAACTTTATTGCTTCTAGAAATTTTTCCGTCCAATACCATACATCCAGCCACTATGCCAACTTGTGAAATCTTGAAAGTTTCACGTACTTCTGCTGTTCCAATGGTTTTCTCAACAATGGTTGGTTCAAGCATACCTTCAATAGCGTCTTTTACTTGTTCTATTGCGTCGTAAATAATGTTGTATGTGCGAATTTCTATTTGCTCGGACTCAGCAAGTTTTCTGGCAGCAACCGAAGGACGTACATTAAAGCCCAAAATGATAGCATTACTTGCTGATGCAAGTAGGACATCAGATTCAGTTATACCTCCCACTGCCTTGTGTATCACATTAACTTGAACCTTATCTGTACTTAGCTTAAGAAGTGCATCCGAGAGTGCTTCTACCGATCCATCAACATCGCCTTTTATAATGAAATTGAGTTCTTTGAAATCACCAATGGCAATTCGACGACCGATTTCGTCGAGTGTAATATGTTTTTTCGTACGAAGGGACTGTTCTCTGAGAATCTGCTGACGTTTAGCAGCGATTTCTTTGGCTTTATGTTCGTCAGGATAAACAACCAGTTTATCTCCAGCA encodes:
- a CDS encoding histidinol-phosphatase, which gives rise to MYVSLHNHTIYCDGESTVEEMICEASERNISYFGLSSHAPLKEKKYWTMDFPKLIDYLSEIDQFKNVVSHKMQVLKGLEADYIPGLTYSFNYFREKFKLDYIIGSVHVVYFEGKLWFIDGDRDDYLRGIKEVFNGNVQLAIRTYFDQICDMIERERPDILGHVDKILMHNNNEIFLVSDPFFQEGMQKVIELSKKYDVIIEINTRGIYTGKYNDFYPGRYSWKKLLEKDVPIILSSDAHTTIEILKGLDGIASELKDIGFTHQTIPLGVNKISLAF
- a CDS encoding superoxide dismutase, whose protein sequence is MKITTIFFVILYLLGSSQHEFKPLPYAYDALEPYIDAQTMQLHYDKHHRSYYNNFISTFKTFPELEKMSMEEVFSNINKYDVKVRNNGGGFWNHEFFWNCMISGGRPLPDGEFAKIFLKQWGSMDNFKKEFKEAALSVFGSGWAWLIVDKDKKLKITTTPNQDNPLMSVVSDRGYPILGLDVWEHAYYLKYQNRRAEYVENFFNVINWEQVVRNYEKFSR
- a CDS encoding DMT family transporter; translation: MSRNLFKVYAGLAFSILVWSYSFVMIKVCYQHGFTPLLLVNLRLLMGFIILFMVCYFGKYLQSIERKDFYRFFLLAFFEPFLYYIGESISLTYVTASTASVFIGTIPVFTPFFMFFIYGEKIRKSVLFSTIFSFIGVLLIFYSEIQLSVNPVGFLFLLLSIGSAIGYTIFVKELSAKYNPFFIVFVQQLIGFFLFLPWVVFSEAEYAPYIKWNVEIFLYVIILAFFASSLAYVFYTISIERIGVVRTSIFSNLIPVLTVIGSLLYGLEKPQALKIVGILLVIGSIFFLQYTHSRNFIQLANKAKNFFKKDQSN
- a CDS encoding tetratricopeptide repeat protein, giving the protein MKSSKKWMFIFIAIIVYSCTGHTKKNTHTTSDTSYLGFLNESIKNNPKVDSLYFLRASYWLEKRNLSAALTDIRKAIELNPTLVKYHLLLADIYLASGNVTNARNALIKASDLEKNNVEPLLKLAELSLFERDYKMVDIYCKAALDIDPINGKAEFIKGYALLEQKDTVEGIKHLKKATINDPEYYEAFSLLGVILMRKKDPLAGSYLKTAVRLRPNSIEARYNYGLWLQETFRFEEAMKQYEAILSIQPNNKYAWYNMGYIQLVYLKNFEKAIFFFNKVLEIDSLYVDALYNRGLSYQMLGNRDLAKQDYQKVLRLVENHPKAIERMNEIIR
- the recA gene encoding recombinase RecA: MQSSNEKLRALQLTIDRIEKMYGKGTIMKLGEKPLEEPDVISTGSIGIDHAIGVGGLPRGRIIEIFGPESSGKTTLAIHVMAEAQKKGGIVAFIDAEHAFDILYAQKLGVDVENLLISQPDNGEQALEITENLIRSGAIDVIVIDSVAALTPKGEIEGEMGDSKLGLQARLMSQALRKLTATISKTKSICIFINQLREKIGVMFGNPEVTTGGNALKFYASVRIDIRKISQIKDGENIIGNRVKVKIVKNKVAPPFQQAEVDIIYGEGISKLGEIVDLGVELNLIKKSGAWFSYGDLKLGQGRDAAKQYLVENPEVMDELEQKIRQLLKEKSIRT
- the bcp gene encoding thioredoxin-dependent thiol peroxidase — translated: MILEKGSKAPDFTFIDETGKEKNLSDLKGKKVVVYFYPKDNTPGCTAEACSFRDGYEELLKNGLYVIGISRDSEKSHASFRVKYHLPFPLVSDPEMKIIKAYGAYGKKKMAGKEYEGIIRMTFIIDENGYIEEVIDKVDTKNSAEQVLKILKKK
- a CDS encoding superoxide dismutase — encoded protein: MKKLFILEETALKYPYQLPELGYSYLALEPFIDAMTMEIHHTKHHGTYVSNVNQILENDARKEIPLTEIFLKIEEFPVGVRNNGGGHINHYLFWKWLKLNENEKPSGDLFKHIEKTFGSFTQFQEEFTKAALNRFGSGWAWLILTEDNQLKVISTPNQDNPLMSIAEVKGYPILGLDVWEHAYYLKYQNRRADYVKAFWNVINWEAVQERYEKIIGS